A DNA window from Drosophila pseudoobscura strain MV-25-SWS-2005 chromosome 2, UCI_Dpse_MV25, whole genome shotgun sequence contains the following coding sequences:
- the LOC6896859 gene encoding uncharacterized protein — MSRQRSFLASFLTTVEPPKTQSTENEFEFSSTSTLELYKRTCSLREVSQHDGKKIVEDIVNNIFNSKQGLANLSSSECSVERAIQESVKMDPRLKLWYDTLHDRTETQMKIQRKIGRRANEMLINQPSSVEQRDKGTVQRLMDFATRMNPTSLVQKRPVEMPGYFDTERCHDVNKLVETLPLAERQGEANVEIIGLTRATKQEILGPLCNAKHSHPNEKGKWIDSELLDEGIEKKCSDIKRVLQHYPDVDNLEVVGTNMQEVLNLEYHGGVKDIERLSTDTMYNISSTTQELGVEEQEEEQEAEVEQLQKYAPKHVPAVALKINDEVFFQPERRSRDSVIYDIYFECHPYQNVMKQVLRLENVGRQVITCQWANVEFYKRNPQFLGPNLETFFLERTNFALFPGEIHETNVLFRPRRCLVQKQRWELRVFPNVFCNYRDTIVLKLHGKCLPAPEYTQKVQEQMELVLNKSKTQMAQKLTELKATLVPLIQPHELLCPYERIFDEREIFNSQNIGYHCDRFDDLETLKTLYQSLKKPREPAWDLRLETIKKVILRLAEVEQREENFKKLVEVKNSLKSGAGDFIQTPILFLGHSTEQDRSRFIYVRGSIGNGLEEWEELVLSLEQSSYKSELACFYAETIDEEEEEEDSSAEEELSPLLRKLRRDNPQLYVLLKMRSKKYYRDALYMLTYTHLCDMAENVVSIIESTQFV, encoded by the coding sequence ATGTCGCGCCAGAGATCGTTTCTCGCCTCATTCTTGACGACCGTCGAGCCGCCGAAGACTCAATCCACTGAGAATGAATTTGAGTTCAGCTCAACCTCGACCTTGGAGTTGTACAAGAGGACCTGTTCTCTGAGGGAGGTCAGCCAGCATGATGGCAAAAAGATCGTTGAGGACATAGTCAACAACATATTCAACAGCAAACAGGGCCTGGCCAACCTGTCCAGCTCGGAGTGCTCCGTTGAAAGGGCGATTCAGGAGTCCGTGAAGATGGACCCGCGCCTGAAGCTCTGGTACGATACGCTGCATGACCGCACCGAGACGCAGATGAAGATCCAGCGCAAGATCGGCCGCAGGGCCAATGAAATGCTCATCAATCAGCCCAGCTCCGTGGAGCAGCGGGACAAGGGCACTGTCCAGCGCTTGATGGATTTCGCCACGCGCATGAATCCCACATCGCTGGTCCAGAAGAGGCCCGTCGAAATGCCTGGCTACTTTGATACGGAGCGTTGCCATGACGTGAATAAGTTGGTCGAGACACTACCGCTGGCCGAAAGACAAGGAGAAGCCAACGTGGAGATTATTGGACTAACAAGGGCCACCAAACAGGAGATACTGGGACCGTTGTGCAATGCGAAGCACTCCCACCCGAATGAGAAGGGAAAGTGGATTGACTCCGAGCTGCTCGACGAGGGCATCGAGAAGAAATGCAGCGACATCAAGCGGGTGCTTCAGCACTATCCGGACGTGGATAATCTCGAGGTGGTGGGCACCAATATGCAGGAGGTACTGAACCTCGAGTACCATGGCGGCGTCAAGGACATTGAACGCTTGTCCACTGATACTATGtacaacatcagcagcactACCCAGGAGCTGGGGgtcgaggagcaggaggaggagcaggaggcagaAGTTGAACAGCTTCAAAAATATGCCCCAAAACACGTCCCTGCGGTAGCTCTCAAAATCAATGATGAGGTATTTTTCCAACCAGAACGCCGTAGCCGTGACTCTGTGATCTATGACATCTATTTCGAGTGTCATCCATACCAGAACGTAATGAAGCAGGTCCTTCGCTTGGAGAACGTGGGCCGGCAGGTCATAACCTGTCAGTGGGCCAATGTGGAGTTCTACAAACGAAATCCGCAGTTCTTGGGTCCTAATCTTGAGACCTTCTTTCTGGAGCGCACCAACTTTGCCCTCTTTCCGGGCGAGATTCATGAAACGAATGTCCTGTTCCGGCCACGCCGGTGCCTGGTGCAGAAGCAGCGCTGGGAGCTGCGGGTGTTCCCCAATGTCTTCTGCAATTATCGGGACACAATCGTCTTGAAGTTGCACGGCAAGTGCCTACCTGCCCCGGAGTACACACAGAAGGTGCAGGAGCAGATGGAGCTTGTGTTGAACAAGTCAAAGACACAGATGGCCCAAAAGTTAACAGAGCTCAAGGCCACTCTGGTGCCTCTCATCCAGCCCCACGAGCTGCTCTGCCCCTACGAGCGCATTTTCGACGAGCGTGAGATCTTCAATTCCCAGAACATCGGCTACCACTGCGATCGGTTCGACGATCTGGAAACACTGAAGACCCTGTACCAGTCCTTGAAGAAGCCCCGCGAACCGGCCTGGGATCTGCGCTTGGAAACGATCAAGAAGGTAATCCTGCGCCTCGCCGAGGTAGAGCAGAGGGAGGAGAACTTCAAGAAGCTCGTTGAGGTCAAGAACTCCCTTAAAAGCGGCGCCGGGGACTTCATTCAGACCCCCATCCTGTTCCTTGGCCACAGCACCGAGCAGGATCGATCGCGATTCATTTACGTGCGAGGCAGCATTGGCAACGGCCTAGAAGAGTGGGAGGAGCTAGTCTTATCCCTGGAACAGAGCTCTTACAAGTCTGAGCTGGCCTGTTTCTATGCTGAAACCATCgacgaagaagaagaggaggaggattcCTCTGCCGAAGAGGAGCTGAGTCCTTTGCTGCGGAAACTCCGCCGCGACAATCCCCAGCTTTATGTTCTGCTGAAAATGCGCTCCAAGAAGTACTACCGGGACGCCCTCTACATGCTGACCTATACCCATCTCTGCGACATGGCCGAGAATGTAGTGTCCATTATCGAGAGCACACAGTTTGTTTAA
- the Sec13 gene encoding protein SEC13 homolog, translated as MVSLLQEIDTEHEDMVHHAALDFYGLLLATCSSDGSVRIFHSRKNNKALAELKGHQGPVWQVAWAHPKFGNILASCSYDRKVIVWKSTTPKDWTKLYEYSNHDSSVNSVDFAPFEYGLVLACASSDGSISVLTCNTEYGTWDAKKIPNAHTIGVNAISWCPAQGPDPAFDQRANSRNTAIKRLVSGGCDNLVKIWREDNDRWVEEERLEAHSDWVRDVAWAPSIGLPRSQIATASQDRHVIIWSSNADLTEWTSSVLHTFDDAVWSISWSTTGNILAVTGGDNNVTLWKENSEGQWIRINYESGTSIQAKQQPHHPHLSQQQQQPGQQQQATAALSDSEHSSNLSNSNLSNSQLSN; from the exons ATGGTGAGCCTGCTGCAGGAAATCGACACAGAGCACGAGGACATGGTCCACCACGCCGCTCTGGACTTCTACGGCCTGCTGTTGGCAACCTGTTCGTCCGACGGCAGCGTCCGCATTTTCCACTCtcgcaaaaacaacaaggcTCTTGCCGAACTCAAAGGCCACCAGGGGCCCGTGTGGCAGGTGGCATGGGCACATCCCAAGTTTGGCAACATCCTGGCCTCTTGCTCGTACGACCGCAAGGTGATTGTGTGGAAATCGACAACGCCCAAGGACTGGACCAAGCT CTACGAGTACAGTAACCATGACTCCTCGGTGAACTCTGTGGATTTTGCCCCCTTTGAGTACGGTCTGGTGCTGGCCTGCGCCAGCTCCGATGGCTCTATTTCGGTGCTCACCTGCAACACGGAGTACGGGACTTGGGATGCcaagaaaataccaaatgcTCACACCATTGGAGTGAATGCCATTTCGTGGTGCCCGGCCCAAGGCCCAGATCCGGCATTCGATCAGCGCGCCAACTCGCGCAATACGGCCATCAAGCGTCTCGTGAGCGGTGGCTGCGACAATCTCGTGAAGATCTGGCGTGAGGACAATGATCGCtgggtggaggaggagcgtcTGGAGGCCCACTCCGACTGGGTACGTGATGTGGCCTGGGCGCCATCGATTGGTCTGCCACGATCGCAGATTGCCACGGCCTCGCAGGACCGTCACGTTATCATCTGGAGCAGCAATGCTGATCTGACTGAGTGGACATCCAGTGTCCTGCACACATTCGACGATGCCGTATGGAGCATCTCCTGGTCGACCACAGGCAACATATTGGCCGTCACTGGCGGCGACAACAACGTCACTCTATGGAAGGAGAACAGCGAGGGTCAGTGGATCCGCATCAACTACGAGTCGGGCACCTCCATTCAAGCAAAACAGCAGCCCCATCATCCACACCTctcacagcagcaacagcaaccgggacagcaacagcaggcgaCTGCTGCTCTTTCCGACTCGGAGCACAGCTCCAATCTATCCAATTCAAACTTGTCCAATTCCCAGCTCTCCAACTAA
- the LOC6896860 gene encoding putative uncharacterized protein DDB_G0290521, producing MDGEGYTRARRLEEFDYKDKLKLINAVQKRTAIWDVRNKKHFDGNALRSSWEAVASEMNRDVFTCKNAWKSLRDSYRYHIKLAGKGTVRRGSDEWDPLSDKSPKENDSVKWRFAPHMEFLYPSPQKRSTANISTVFVGELVKPDTTPSPQVKRNKQPSPSPQAKRSMPPSPSPQAKRSMQTRTSLPAMPAPTARPSPPPARPSPPPARPAPQVVHRSSAMPAPQSRPICAYWDSELNKLSPEDAEAVEQKMTRLLWAETQACRLNAYMKEEEDNVYTIE from the exons ATGGACGGCGAGGGCTACACGCGAGCACGACGGCTAGAAGAATTCGATTATAAAGACAAACTGAAACTCATCAATGCTGTTCAAAAAAGGACTGCTATATGGGATGTGAGgaataaaaaacattttgatGGCAATGCGCTGAGGAGCTCATGGGAGGCTGTGGCCTCTGAGATGAATAGAGATG TCTTTACTTGCAAAAACGCTTGGAAATCGTTGAGGGACAGCTACCGCTACCATATAAAACTAGCTGGAAAGGGGACTGTCAGGAGAGGAAGTGATGAATGGGACCCATTGTCTGATAAGAGCCCAAAGGAAAACGACAGTGTAAAATGGCGGTTTGCTCCACACATGGAATTCCTGTATCCATCTCCGCAGAAACG TTCCACAGCAAATATTTCTACCGTTTTTGTGGGAGAGCTCGTTAAGCCGGATACTACACCCAGTCCGCAAGTTAAGCGCAATAAGCAGCCAAGTCCCAGTCCGCAGGCAAAACGCAGTATGCCGCCAAGTCCCAGTCCGCAGGCAAAACGCAGTATGCAGACGAGGACCAGTCTGCCAGCTATGCCCGCTCCCACGGCTAGGCCCAGTCCTCCGCCGGCTAGGCCCAGTCCTCCGCCGGCTAGGCCTGCTCCTCAGGTTGTGCACAGGTCGTCGGCTATGCCGGCTCCCCAGTCTAGACCCATATGCGCATACTGGGATTCGGAATTAAATAAATTGTCTCCAGAGGATGCCGAGGCAGTGGAGCAGAAAATGACCAGGCTTCTATGGGCCGAGACGCAGGCCTGTAGACTTAACGCCTACATGAAGGAGGAAGAGGATAACGTGTACACTATAGAATAA
- the ATPsynCF6 gene encoding ATP synthase-coupling factor 6, mitochondrial — protein MLSQSILTGVRVLRTEARRNFGLAAPALNKVSDPIQQLFLDKVREYKQKSTGGKLVDSNPEIERDRKTELDRVAKQFGSDGKTDMLKFPEFTFPEVKIDPITQSAN, from the exons ATGCTGTCGCAATCAATTCTGACTGGTGTGCGTGTGCTCCGCACGGAGGCTCGCCGGAACTTTGGCCTGGCTGCCCCAGCCCTGAACAAGGTGTCCGATCCCATCCAGCAGCTGTTCCTCGACAAAGTGCGCGAGTACAAGCAGAAGAGCAC CGGTGGCAAACTGGTCGATTCGAATCCCGAGATTGAACGCGACAGGAAGACGGAACTGGACCGTGTGGCCAAGCAGTTCGGCAGCGATGGCAAGACCGATATGCTCAAGTTCCCCGAATTCACGTTCCCCGAGGTCAAGATTGATCCCATCACCCAGAGCGCCAACTAA